One genomic region from Sorangium aterium encodes:
- a CDS encoding acyltransferase, producing MSEPAKPFFAHPSACIDEPCDIGEGTKVWHFCHISAGARIGRACVLGQNVFVAGTAVIGDGVRIQNNVSLYDGTLVEDDVFLGPSAVLTNVVNPRAPIDRRAFLDTTRIRRGATVGANATIVCGVTIGRHAFVGAGAVVTRDVPDYALVTGVPARRTGWMSRHGHKLVAARDGLLRCPESGYRYERRGDIVRCLDLDEDAPLARPRAAATRHYRDPLSAEDTDG from the coding sequence ATGAGCGAGCCTGCAAAGCCCTTCTTCGCGCACCCGTCTGCGTGCATCGACGAGCCCTGCGACATCGGCGAGGGGACGAAGGTGTGGCACTTCTGCCATATCTCGGCGGGGGCGCGGATCGGCCGCGCCTGCGTCCTCGGCCAGAACGTCTTCGTCGCGGGCACCGCCGTCATCGGCGATGGCGTCCGGATCCAGAACAACGTGTCTCTTTATGACGGCACGCTGGTCGAGGACGACGTGTTCCTCGGCCCGTCCGCGGTGCTCACCAACGTCGTCAACCCGCGTGCCCCGATCGACCGCCGCGCGTTCCTCGACACGACGCGCATCCGTCGCGGCGCCACCGTGGGCGCCAATGCCACCATCGTCTGCGGCGTCACGATAGGGCGCCATGCGTTCGTCGGCGCCGGCGCGGTCGTCACGCGCGACGTGCCCGACTATGCGCTCGTCACCGGCGTGCCGGCCCGGCGCACCGGCTGGATGAGCCGCCACGGTCACAAGCTCGTCGCCGCGCGCGACGGCCTCCTGCGCTGCCCCGAGAGCGGCTATCGCTACGAGCGCCGCGGCGACATCGTCCGCTGTCTCGACCTCGACGAGGACGCGCCGCTCGCCCGGCCCCGCGCCGCGGCCACGCGCCATTACCGCGATCCCCTCTCCGCGGAGGACACCGACGGATGA
- a CDS encoding DegT/DnrJ/EryC1/StrS family aminotransferase gives MTAPVPFFDRARGDLALQDELSAVFQSVLRSGHYILGPEVEAFESECAAYLGVRHAIGVSSGTDALLVALMALGVGAGDEVVCPAYTFFATAGAIHRSGATPVFADVLPGSLNIDPASTARALTERTRAILAVHLFGDCAPMDELLAIAGGRGLPVIEDAAQAFGAERGGRRAGALGLMGCFSFFPTKNLGGFGDGGLATTDDDKLAERVRTLRAQGARRKHHHTRIGGNFRLDALQAALLRRKLPRLGALLERRREHAARYAALLGGRDLPLTLPDAGAAGHTFNQYVIRLKDASLRDPLRSSLAEQGIGTEIYYPAPLHLQPCFAQLGPPEGSLPVAEAAARDTLALPIFPELTGDEVTRVAAAIASFFG, from the coding sequence ATGACCGCCCCTGTTCCCTTCTTCGATCGAGCCCGCGGAGATCTCGCCCTGCAGGACGAGCTCTCCGCCGTGTTCCAGTCCGTCCTCCGGAGCGGCCACTACATCCTCGGTCCGGAGGTCGAGGCCTTCGAGTCGGAGTGCGCCGCGTACCTCGGCGTCCGGCACGCGATCGGCGTCTCTTCCGGCACCGACGCGCTGCTCGTCGCGCTGATGGCGCTCGGCGTCGGCGCGGGCGACGAGGTCGTGTGCCCCGCATACACGTTCTTCGCGACCGCGGGCGCCATCCACCGCTCCGGCGCCACGCCGGTCTTCGCGGACGTGCTCCCTGGCTCGTTGAACATCGACCCCGCCTCGACGGCGCGCGCCCTGACGGAGCGCACCCGGGCGATCCTCGCCGTCCACCTCTTCGGCGACTGCGCGCCCATGGATGAGCTCCTCGCGATCGCGGGCGGCCGTGGCCTGCCGGTCATCGAGGACGCGGCCCAGGCGTTCGGCGCCGAGCGCGGCGGCCGCCGCGCGGGGGCGCTCGGGCTCATGGGGTGCTTCTCGTTCTTCCCGACCAAGAACCTCGGCGGTTTCGGCGATGGCGGGCTCGCGACCACCGACGACGACAAGCTCGCGGAGCGCGTCCGGACGCTCAGGGCGCAGGGCGCTCGGAGGAAGCACCATCACACCCGTATCGGCGGCAACTTCCGGCTCGACGCGCTCCAGGCGGCGCTCCTCCGCCGCAAGCTCCCGCGGCTCGGCGCGCTCCTCGAGCGGCGGCGCGAGCACGCCGCGCGGTATGCCGCGCTGCTCGGCGGGCGAGATCTGCCGCTGACGCTGCCGGACGCCGGCGCTGCGGGGCATACGTTCAATCAGTATGTCATTCGCCTGAAGGATGCCTCTCTGCGCGATCCGCTGCGGAGCTCGCTTGCGGAGCAGGGCATCGGCACCGAGATTTATTATCCCGCGCCGCTCCACCTCCAGCCTTGCTTCGCGCAGCTTGGCCCGCCGGAGGGCTCCCTTCCGGTCGCGGAGGCGGCGGCGCGCGACACGCTCGCGCTCCCCATCTTTCCCGAGCTCACAGGCGACGAAGTCACCCGCGTGGCGGCCGCCATCGCTTCATTTTTCGGTTGA
- a CDS encoding serine/threonine protein kinase: MGAEPSQALRDGRYMITRALGEGAQGHTLEAVDKRLGKLVAIKRFQIRGASSWKSVELAEREARVLASLSHPSLPAYLDHFEEDGALFLVMEKIEGESLGAMRRRSAVLGRDDILRFLRDASGVLDYLHGRAPPVIHRDIKPNNVIRRPDGSFAIVDFGAVRDRMRPEGGSTVVGTFGYMAPEQFQGRALPASDVYAVGATALCLLTGEEPENLPHRGLAIDVPAALGDRADPRLVRALSAMLEPDPDRRAARIAPLLPGLEAGDAPPERAREPAERGAHKEDRRAHKDERKEEKRARKDERREVRRARKEERRARRHEGRPSLDRGLVGLPLVAALFGLTVARIAVGLALGVIVPTVLTLLSLVFGRVLREKAAPNVRRAGRVADLALRRATRVVRGRPEPDAAAERGQDEAARVRFEEQEAPGRSRIHDGDVALEEELDELEADEHGRAHAGSRPPRAGER; this comes from the coding sequence ATGGGTGCCGAGCCGAGCCAGGCGCTGCGCGACGGGCGCTACATGATCACGCGCGCCCTCGGCGAAGGGGCTCAGGGGCACACGCTCGAGGCGGTCGACAAGCGGCTCGGCAAGCTCGTCGCGATCAAGCGGTTCCAGATCCGCGGCGCCTCGAGCTGGAAGAGCGTGGAGCTCGCCGAGCGCGAGGCCCGGGTGCTCGCGTCGCTCTCGCACCCGAGCCTGCCGGCCTACCTCGATCATTTCGAGGAGGACGGAGCGCTCTTCCTGGTGATGGAGAAGATCGAGGGCGAGAGCCTGGGCGCGATGCGCCGTCGCAGCGCGGTGCTCGGGCGGGACGACATCCTCCGCTTCCTGAGGGACGCCTCCGGCGTGCTCGACTACCTGCACGGCCGCGCGCCCCCGGTCATCCACCGCGACATCAAGCCGAACAACGTGATCCGCCGGCCCGACGGCTCGTTCGCGATCGTCGACTTCGGCGCGGTCCGCGATCGCATGCGTCCCGAGGGCGGGAGCACCGTGGTCGGCACGTTCGGGTACATGGCGCCGGAGCAGTTCCAGGGCCGCGCGCTGCCCGCGTCGGACGTCTATGCCGTCGGCGCGACCGCGCTCTGCCTGCTCACCGGCGAGGAGCCGGAGAACCTGCCGCACCGAGGGCTCGCGATCGACGTGCCCGCTGCCCTCGGCGATCGCGCGGACCCGCGCCTCGTCCGGGCGCTCTCCGCGATGCTGGAGCCCGACCCGGACCGCCGCGCCGCGCGTATCGCGCCGCTCCTTCCGGGGCTCGAAGCGGGCGACGCGCCCCCCGAGCGCGCTCGCGAGCCTGCGGAGCGCGGGGCGCACAAGGAGGACAGGCGCGCGCACAAGGACGAGCGCAAGGAAGAGAAGCGCGCGCGCAAGGACGAGCGCAGGGAGGTGAGGCGCGCACGCAAGGAGGAGCGGCGCGCGCGCCGGCACGAGGGGCGCCCGTCGCTCGATCGCGGCCTGGTGGGCCTGCCGCTCGTGGCCGCGCTGTTCGGCCTCACCGTCGCGCGCATCGCCGTCGGCCTCGCGCTCGGGGTGATCGTCCCGACGGTGCTGACGCTGCTGTCCCTGGTGTTCGGCCGCGTGCTGCGCGAGAAGGCCGCGCCGAACGTGCGCAGGGCCGGGCGGGTCGCCGACCTCGCGCTGCGCCGCGCCACCCGCGTCGTCCGCGGGCGCCCGGAGCCCGACGCCGCTGCCGAGCGCGGCCAGGACGAGGCGGCGCGCGTGCGCTTCGAGGAGCAGGAGGCCCCCGGTCGCTCGCGCATCCACGACGGCGACGTCGCGCTGGAGGAGGAGCTCGACGAGCTGGAGGCCGATGAGCACGGCCGCGCGCACGCCGGGTCGCGGCCGCCTCGCGCGGGGGAGCGCTGA
- a CDS encoding slipin family protein: MSLILTVLGLFAALYLLSGLRQINQWEVALRFTLGKLTGRLSPGVTLFLPGLQELRRIDTRMKNRDLLQQMVITRDNVTTMVDAVVYYRVVDPEKATLAVENYETAMKDRAKVVLRDVVGETRLDELLAHREEVAAKVRSQVEAVAAAWGLHVEMIGLQDIALPPQMQEVLAKGAIAERDRRYVVIKSEADVESAKNFAEAAGILARSPGAMELRRFEALANLSQGNTKVIFDLAKPYDDVRHAAVAMAEAAVTEAKPVRVQQGQRAVDAEAQREAEAALEEEAALEEQRTARRGRMGGA, from the coding sequence ATGTCCCTGATCCTCACCGTGCTCGGGCTGTTTGCCGCGCTCTACCTGCTGTCGGGGCTGCGGCAGATCAACCAGTGGGAAGTCGCGCTGCGCTTCACGCTCGGCAAGCTGACCGGCCGCCTATCTCCCGGGGTGACGCTGTTCCTCCCGGGGCTCCAGGAGCTGCGGCGCATCGACACGCGGATGAAGAACCGCGATCTCCTCCAGCAGATGGTGATCACCCGCGACAACGTGACCACGATGGTCGATGCGGTCGTCTATTACCGCGTCGTCGATCCGGAGAAGGCCACGCTGGCCGTCGAGAACTACGAGACGGCGATGAAGGACCGCGCCAAGGTCGTGCTGCGCGACGTGGTGGGCGAGACGCGGCTCGACGAGCTGCTCGCGCACCGCGAGGAGGTCGCCGCCAAGGTGCGCTCGCAGGTCGAGGCGGTGGCGGCCGCGTGGGGCCTGCACGTGGAGATGATCGGCCTCCAGGACATCGCGCTGCCGCCCCAGATGCAGGAGGTGCTCGCGAAGGGCGCGATCGCCGAGCGCGATCGGCGCTACGTGGTCATCAAGAGCGAGGCCGACGTGGAGAGCGCGAAGAACTTCGCGGAGGCGGCGGGCATCCTCGCGCGCTCGCCCGGGGCGATGGAGCTGCGCCGCTTCGAGGCGCTGGCGAACCTGAGCCAGGGCAACACCAAGGTGATCTTCGACCTCGCAAAGCCGTACGACGACGTGCGGCACGCGGCGGTCGCGATGGCCGAGGCGGCGGTCACCGAGGCGAAGCCCGTGCGCGTGCAGCAGGGGCAACGCGCGGTCGACGCCGAGGCGCAGCGCGAGGCCGAGGCGGCCCTCGAAGAGGAGGCGGCGCTCGAGGAGCAGCGGACGGCGCGGCGCGGGCGCATGGGCGGGGCGTGA
- a CDS encoding phosphoglycerate kinase, with product MKLTGIRSVEDLAAAGGAAGLSGKRVFIRVDFNVPLDKKTGKITDDSRIREAIPTIKLVMEAGAKVILASHLGRPKPGKTEGLSLEPCGGRLSELTGYEVHLPDDCVGDSPKKVIYDLRAGQICLLENLRFHEEEEKDDEGFARQLAELCDVYVDDAFGAVHRAHASVHALPRLMRERAAGLLLQKELKALTRLVDRPEKPYVAVLGGAKVSDKIDVVEALLNVVDTLCIGGAMANTFLAAQGKNLQKSRIEEDKLPLARTIMSKARDRGIQLLLPVDAVVASSIDATQGEPASVDAIPEGTMALDIGPRSIEQFGQAIERAKTVFWNGPMGLFETPAFSKGTFDVARIMSGASGFTVVGGGDSAAAVKQAGEHIAKGFDHISTGGGASLELIEGKRLPGVEALRSAEVSE from the coding sequence GTGAAGCTCACCGGAATCCGCTCCGTCGAAGACCTCGCCGCCGCCGGGGGCGCTGCTGGCCTCAGCGGCAAGCGCGTCTTCATCCGCGTCGACTTCAACGTCCCGCTCGACAAGAAGACGGGCAAGATCACGGACGACTCGCGCATCCGCGAGGCGATCCCGACGATCAAGCTCGTCATGGAGGCGGGCGCGAAGGTGATCCTCGCGTCGCACCTCGGCCGCCCGAAGCCGGGCAAGACCGAGGGGCTCTCGCTGGAGCCGTGCGGGGGGCGGCTCAGTGAGCTCACGGGCTACGAGGTCCACCTGCCGGACGACTGTGTCGGCGACTCGCCCAAGAAGGTCATCTACGACCTCCGGGCGGGCCAGATCTGCCTCCTCGAGAACCTCCGCTTCCACGAGGAGGAGGAGAAGGACGACGAGGGCTTCGCGCGCCAGCTCGCCGAGCTCTGCGACGTCTACGTCGACGACGCCTTCGGCGCCGTGCACCGCGCCCACGCGTCGGTGCACGCGCTGCCGCGCCTCATGCGCGAGCGCGCCGCCGGCCTCCTCCTCCAGAAGGAGCTCAAGGCGCTGACCCGGCTCGTCGATCGCCCGGAGAAGCCTTACGTCGCCGTCCTCGGCGGCGCCAAGGTCTCCGACAAGATCGACGTCGTCGAGGCGCTCCTCAACGTGGTCGACACCCTGTGCATCGGCGGCGCGATGGCGAACACCTTCCTCGCCGCGCAGGGCAAGAACCTGCAGAAGAGCCGGATCGAGGAGGACAAGCTCCCGCTGGCGCGCACGATCATGAGCAAGGCGCGCGATCGGGGCATCCAGCTCCTCCTGCCCGTCGATGCCGTCGTCGCCTCGAGCATCGACGCGACGCAGGGCGAGCCCGCGTCCGTCGACGCGATCCCCGAGGGCACGATGGCGCTCGACATCGGCCCCCGGTCGATCGAGCAGTTCGGCCAGGCGATCGAGAGGGCGAAGACGGTGTTCTGGAACGGCCCGATGGGCCTCTTCGAGACGCCCGCCTTCTCCAAGGGCACGTTCGACGTCGCGCGCATCATGAGCGGCGCCTCCGGCTTCACGGTGGTCGGCGGCGGCGACAGCGCGGCGGCGGTCAAGCAGGCCGGCGAGCACATCGCCAAGGGCTTCGATCACATCTCGACCGGCGGCGGCGCTTCGCTCGAGCTCATCGAGGGCAAGCGTCTCCCGGGCGTCGAGGCGCTCCGGTCGGCCGAGGTGAGCGAGTGA
- the tpiA gene encoding triose-phosphate isomerase, with protein MNDGGTPGEAGAASRAASRRPLIAGNWKMNAGGQDACPLSAAVAKATRELTRAEVVVAPPFTAIAAVAHELAEAKSEVGIAAQNMSAEVSGAFTGEISSGMLKDAGATWVILGHSERRQLFAETDESVARKVASAMAAELRPIVCVGETLEQREAGDTLAVVERQVRAVLDELAKQPGFGVIAYEPVWAIGTGKVARAEDAQEVHAFIRGLLAKASEDLAGVTRILYGGSVKADNAEALLAQDDIDGALVGGASLDAAGFAKIVEAAHRLAERAEQG; from the coding sequence GTGAACGATGGGGGCACGCCCGGGGAGGCGGGAGCCGCCTCGCGGGCGGCCTCGCGTCGTCCGCTCATCGCCGGCAACTGGAAGATGAACGCCGGGGGCCAGGACGCATGTCCTCTCTCGGCGGCCGTCGCCAAGGCGACGCGTGAGCTCACCCGGGCCGAGGTGGTGGTCGCTCCGCCGTTCACGGCGATCGCCGCCGTGGCCCACGAGCTCGCGGAGGCGAAGAGCGAGGTCGGCATCGCCGCGCAGAACATGAGCGCGGAGGTCTCCGGGGCGTTCACCGGCGAGATCTCCTCGGGCATGCTCAAGGACGCGGGCGCGACCTGGGTGATCCTCGGGCACAGCGAGCGGCGGCAGCTCTTCGCCGAGACCGACGAGTCGGTCGCCCGGAAGGTCGCCTCGGCGATGGCCGCCGAGCTGCGCCCCATCGTCTGCGTCGGCGAGACGCTCGAGCAGCGCGAGGCGGGTGACACGCTCGCCGTGGTCGAACGGCAGGTCCGCGCCGTCCTCGACGAGCTCGCGAAGCAGCCCGGCTTCGGCGTCATCGCCTACGAGCCGGTCTGGGCGATCGGGACGGGCAAGGTCGCGCGCGCCGAGGACGCTCAGGAGGTGCACGCGTTCATCCGCGGCCTGCTCGCGAAGGCCTCGGAGGACCTCGCGGGCGTCACGCGCATCCTCTACGGCGGCAGCGTCAAGGCCGACAACGCCGAGGCGCTGCTCGCCCAGGACGACATCGACGGCGCGCTGGTCGGAGGGGCTTCGCTCGACGCCGCTGGCTTCGCCAAGATCGTCGAGGCCGCTCACCGACTGGCGGAGCGCGCGGAACAGGGGTAG
- the secG gene encoding preprotein translocase subunit SecG, with protein sequence MLHTLLNIVHVFVCLFLILVVLLQQGRGGGMGSAMGGATAQVFGGRGAGNFMTRLTAVCAAVFMATSVSLAYLSSAGDRELREFEKSQEK encoded by the coding sequence ATGCTTCACACGCTCCTCAACATCGTGCACGTGTTCGTCTGTCTGTTCCTCATCCTCGTCGTGCTCCTCCAGCAGGGCCGCGGGGGCGGGATGGGCTCGGCCATGGGCGGCGCGACGGCGCAGGTGTTCGGCGGCCGCGGCGCAGGCAACTTCATGACCCGCCTCACGGCCGTCTGCGCTGCCGTCTTCATGGCGACGAGCGTGTCGCTCGCCTACCTCTCGTCGGCAGGCGACCGCGAGCTGCGCGAGTTCGAGAAGTCCCAGGAAAAGTAG
- the trxA gene encoding thioredoxin: protein MAGEHVVTFTNENFESEVINSPIPVLVDFTATWCGPCKQLAPIVETIAKESQGTLKVGKLDIDAAPKLAQKYNVRAVPTCILFRGGEKAGSYTGVASKEKLLRELGV from the coding sequence ATGGCAGGCGAGCACGTCGTCACCTTCACCAACGAGAATTTCGAGTCCGAGGTCATCAACTCCCCGATCCCCGTGCTCGTGGACTTCACGGCCACCTGGTGCGGACCCTGCAAGCAGCTCGCGCCGATCGTCGAGACGATCGCCAAGGAGTCCCAGGGCACGCTGAAGGTCGGCAAGCTCGACATCGACGCGGCGCCCAAGCTCGCCCAGAAGTACAACGTCCGCGCCGTTCCGACGTGCATCCTGTTCCGGGGTGGCGAGAAGGCGGGCTCGTACACCGGCGTCGCGAGCAAGGAGAAGCTCCTCCGGGAGCTCGGCGTCTGA
- the gap gene encoding type I glyceraldehyde-3-phosphate dehydrogenase, with amino-acid sequence MATKIAINGFGRIGRCIVRALYERGVKDIELVAINDLTDPATLAHLFQYDSIHREFKAAKVGHGDKHISIGDRKIEVLALKDPAELPWKSLGVDIVLECTGLFTDKAKAAGHINAGAKRVIISAPAKGHDLTVVMGVNDELYDAQKHTVISCGSCTTNCLAPIAKVMLDNFGIVRGLMTTVHSYTNDQHLLDIPHRKGDLRRARAAAVNMIPSSTGAAKALSEVIPALKGKFDGLAIRVPTVDVSLVDLTLETEKPITKESIHAAMKQAAEQGPMKDVLNYTDRELVSGDFIGSPASSTFDSTMTSVLGDRFAKIFSWYDNEWGFSNRMIDLAQLVARKGV; translated from the coding sequence ATGGCGACGAAGATCGCAATTAACGGTTTTGGGCGCATCGGACGCTGCATTGTCCGCGCGCTTTACGAGCGCGGCGTGAAGGATATCGAGCTGGTCGCCATCAACGACCTGACGGATCCGGCGACGCTCGCCCACCTCTTCCAGTACGACTCGATCCACCGCGAGTTCAAGGCGGCGAAGGTCGGTCACGGCGACAAGCACATCAGCATCGGCGATCGGAAGATCGAGGTCCTCGCGCTGAAGGATCCGGCCGAGCTGCCGTGGAAGAGCCTCGGCGTCGACATCGTCCTCGAGTGCACCGGCCTCTTCACGGACAAGGCGAAGGCCGCCGGCCACATCAACGCGGGCGCCAAGCGCGTCATCATCAGCGCGCCGGCCAAGGGCCACGACCTCACGGTCGTGATGGGCGTGAACGACGAGCTCTACGACGCGCAGAAGCACACGGTCATCTCGTGCGGCTCCTGCACGACGAACTGCCTCGCCCCCATCGCCAAGGTGATGCTCGACAACTTCGGCATCGTCCGCGGCCTGATGACGACGGTCCACTCGTACACGAACGACCAGCACCTGCTCGACATCCCGCACCGCAAGGGCGACCTGCGCCGCGCGCGCGCCGCCGCCGTCAACATGATCCCCTCGAGCACCGGCGCCGCGAAGGCGCTGTCCGAGGTCATCCCGGCGCTCAAGGGCAAGTTCGACGGGCTCGCGATCCGCGTCCCCACGGTCGACGTCTCGCTCGTGGACCTCACCCTCGAGACCGAGAAGCCGATCACGAAGGAGAGCATCCACGCCGCGATGAAGCAGGCCGCCGAGCAGGGGCCGATGAAGGACGTCCTCAACTACACCGATCGGGAGCTCGTCTCGGGCGACTTCATCGGCTCGCCCGCGTCGAGCACCTTCGACTCGACCATGACGTCGGTCCTCGGCGATCGCTTCGCGAAGATCTTCTCGTGGTACGACAACGAGTGGGGCTTCTCGAACCGCATGATCGACCTCGCGCAGCTCGTGGCGAGGAAGGGCGTCTAG
- a CDS encoding STAS domain-containing protein, producing MNVTSDTLFAEFFARCPELLFVASVAGGLLHENDALREVIGPASERGVTFAELAHPEDGAALLAAWAKLEQTGEPVSFRVRLRDARGAYRPLVCNAKRSPDRSAVFGSLRAAPELAEEELTIARNKARILDSVVNHVDKLAFWALDRDGICFYHDGKALPNAGFKPGQLLGVNWIELYGKQPRASAIDVPDVDSDMNSWFDGTVRRFRTDTNDVYWDNWITPLRDGDGGPVCGLLGLSFDISESRRTEEELRAQLQQIEAQQKVIRDLSTPIIEVWDGVLTLPMVGTVDSMRTADVMDSLLSKIVEKQARFAILDLTGVEVVDTKVASHLIELVTAIRLLGADGIVAGIKPNVAQTMVALGLDLSQLNTQRNLRAALQHAIRSMTRPESSPRNGAATPGLPARG from the coding sequence ATGAATGTTACTTCGGACACCCTGTTTGCGGAATTCTTCGCCCGCTGTCCCGAGCTGCTCTTCGTCGCCTCGGTGGCGGGCGGACTGCTCCACGAGAACGATGCTTTGCGGGAGGTCATCGGCCCTGCGAGCGAGCGAGGCGTCACGTTCGCAGAGCTCGCTCACCCGGAGGATGGCGCAGCGCTGCTCGCGGCGTGGGCGAAGCTCGAGCAGACCGGTGAACCCGTCTCATTTCGCGTCCGCCTTCGCGATGCGCGCGGGGCATACCGCCCGCTGGTGTGCAACGCGAAGCGTTCGCCTGATCGCAGCGCGGTCTTCGGATCGCTCCGGGCGGCACCCGAGCTCGCCGAGGAGGAGCTGACGATCGCGCGCAACAAGGCGCGCATCCTGGATAGCGTCGTCAACCACGTGGACAAACTGGCGTTCTGGGCCCTCGATCGCGATGGAATCTGTTTCTATCACGACGGCAAAGCGCTCCCGAACGCCGGGTTCAAACCCGGGCAGCTCCTGGGGGTCAACTGGATCGAGCTTTATGGGAAGCAGCCACGAGCGTCCGCCATCGATGTGCCCGACGTCGACTCCGACATGAACAGCTGGTTCGACGGGACGGTGCGCCGCTTTCGCACCGACACGAACGATGTCTACTGGGACAACTGGATCACCCCGCTCCGGGACGGAGACGGCGGGCCCGTGTGCGGCTTGCTCGGGTTGTCGTTCGACATCTCGGAGTCCAGGCGCACGGAGGAGGAGCTGCGCGCCCAGCTGCAGCAGATCGAGGCGCAACAGAAGGTCATTCGTGATCTCTCGACGCCGATCATCGAGGTCTGGGACGGCGTGCTCACGCTGCCGATGGTGGGGACGGTCGACAGCATGCGCACCGCCGACGTGATGGATAGCCTGCTCTCGAAGATCGTGGAGAAGCAGGCGCGCTTCGCCATCCTCGACCTGACCGGCGTCGAGGTGGTCGACACGAAGGTCGCGAGCCACCTGATCGAGCTCGTCACGGCGATCCGACTGCTCGGGGCCGACGGGATCGTGGCAGGCATCAAGCCGAACGTCGCGCAGACGATGGTCGCGCTCGGGCTCGACCTCTCGCAGCTCAACACGCAACGTAATCTGCGCGCTGCGCTCCAGCATGCGATCCGGAGCATGACCCGCCCGGAGAGCTCCCCGCGCAACGGCGCCGCGACGCCCGGCCTGCCGGCGCGGGGCTGA
- a CDS encoding polyprenol monophosphomannose synthase gives MAPRTLIITPTYNERDNLAEFVSSVLAAAPDAHVLVVDDASPDGTGALGDELAARDGRVRVLHRAAKRGLGTAYLEGFQRALDGGYDVALEMDADLSHDPRHLPAFLDAIARGADVVLGSRNMPGGGVEGWGLGRHVLSKGGSLYARTILGVGIRDLTTGYKAFTRRALLSLDLGSVRSNGYAFQIETTYRALRKGLRVVEVPIVFVDRRAGRSKMSRRIFAEAIVEVFRLKLDAARGRI, from the coding sequence ATGGCCCCCCGAACCCTCATCATCACGCCGACGTACAACGAGCGAGACAACCTCGCCGAGTTCGTGAGCTCCGTCCTCGCGGCGGCCCCGGACGCGCACGTGCTCGTCGTGGACGACGCGTCGCCCGACGGGACCGGCGCCCTCGGCGACGAGCTCGCCGCGCGCGACGGGCGCGTCCGGGTGCTCCACCGCGCGGCGAAGCGCGGGCTCGGCACGGCCTACCTGGAGGGCTTCCAGCGCGCGCTGGACGGCGGCTACGACGTCGCGCTCGAGATGGACGCCGACCTCTCGCACGACCCGCGCCACCTGCCGGCGTTCCTCGACGCGATCGCCCGGGGCGCCGACGTCGTCCTCGGCTCGCGCAACATGCCGGGCGGCGGCGTGGAGGGCTGGGGCCTCGGGCGGCACGTGCTCTCGAAGGGCGGCTCCCTCTACGCGCGGACCATCCTGGGGGTCGGCATCCGTGACCTCACGACCGGCTACAAGGCGTTCACGCGGCGCGCGCTCCTCTCGCTCGATCTCGGCAGCGTGCGCTCGAACGGCTACGCCTTCCAGATCGAGACGACCTACCGCGCGCTGCGCAAAGGGCTCCGCGTGGTCGAGGTGCCGATCGTGTTCGTCGACCGCCGCGCAGGCCGCTCGAAGATGAGCCGCCGGATCTTCGCCGAGGCGATCGTCGAGGTCTTCCGCCTGAAGCTCGACGCCGCGCGCGGCCGCATCTGA